DNA sequence from the Nicotiana tomentosiformis chromosome 3, ASM39032v3, whole genome shotgun sequence genome:
AGCTTTAAGCCTTACGGAGCCTTTAAACTCAACTTCAATGGCTGTATAAGTACAGCTAGCGGTGAGAAAAAAATGACATCAATATTAGTTTGTTCTATTTCTGAAGTGATTGACCCAGATCAATATTAGCTTCtggagaaaatattttaaaaacatAATACATTCAATTTGAAAGGAATAGCTAATCCTGAGCTTCAGCGCCTTTAGGATATAGTAGCAAGAAGTAATAAATACAAAATTGAATTGAAACTAATTGGTACCTTCAGTGATAAAACGTTTGAGCTCATCTAGTGTTGCGGTAACAGCTGAGAGATGTTTAGAGCGGACTATATCTGAAGGTGTCTTCTGGACATTGGCTAACGATGGTTCAAAATAGCGGCAAAGGAGATGATAAATCATATAGTGTTTGTCAAAAACTGCCGTTATTTTAAACCTACTCATCTTAGAATCATGCTCATACAAAAATCGATCTTCTCCTAGGAAAAGCACAGGTCCGCTGTCAATCCATATAGGGAAGACATATCTATAGTCACAGCCGTTTGGAGCTTTCATGAAGTTGTCCACAGTGTCAGAAACT
Encoded proteins:
- the LOC104086914 gene encoding uncharacterized protein; translated protein: MKFFDCLALIGKPVYVHNSLHWLRVDGRVLGFDTKREEAKILDLPEFISHQDSIRRKYIISPGSNTWLGMAQGLLALVCCLNKSIVIATYDYVSNNWRVSDTVDNFMKAPNGCDYRYVFPIWIDSGPVLFLGEDRFLYEHDSKMSRFKITAVFDKHYMIYHLLCRYFEPSLANVQKTPSDIVRSKHLSAVTATLDELKRFITEGTN